Proteins from a genomic interval of Lelliottia amnigena:
- the cah gene encoding carbonate dehydratase: MTPFIGKAAILALSIVSASAYASHWSYEGEGAPEHWGALDEAYKTCQSGMNQSPVNIDSTIKAHLTPLKTHYIDGPVTLTNNGHTIQAVEKPDTADTITLDNQAWALQQFHFHAPSENTIHGKKFDMEMHLVHKDAEGALTVVAVMFDKGAANAELDKLWGIMPGQAEQSATLETKLDLNKLLPKNKTYWRFSGSLTTPPCSEGVTWIVLKNPMTLSAAQLEKFTHTMHHDNNRPVQSLHGRVVVE; this comes from the coding sequence ATGACCCCATTTATTGGTAAGGCAGCAATCCTGGCGCTGAGCATCGTGTCTGCTTCAGCTTATGCATCTCACTGGAGCTATGAGGGCGAAGGTGCCCCGGAGCATTGGGGTGCGCTGGATGAGGCGTATAAAACCTGTCAAAGCGGAATGAACCAGTCCCCTGTTAATATTGACTCAACGATTAAAGCCCATCTCACACCGTTAAAAACCCATTACATCGATGGCCCTGTCACGCTGACCAATAACGGCCATACGATTCAGGCGGTCGAAAAGCCAGACACGGCAGATACGATCACGCTTGATAATCAGGCCTGGGCTTTGCAGCAATTCCACTTCCATGCGCCGAGTGAAAATACGATCCACGGTAAAAAATTCGACATGGAAATGCACCTTGTTCATAAAGATGCCGAGGGTGCACTGACCGTGGTTGCGGTGATGTTTGATAAAGGGGCCGCCAACGCAGAGCTTGATAAACTGTGGGGCATCATGCCAGGGCAAGCCGAACAATCCGCGACGCTGGAAACGAAACTTGACCTGAACAAACTGTTACCTAAAAACAAAACCTACTGGCGGTTTAGCGGTTCTCTGACGACGCCGCCTTGTTCAGAAGGGGTAACCTGGATTGTACTCAAAAATCCGATGACCCTCTCCGCCGCTCAGTTGGAAAAATTCACCCACACTATGCATCACGATAATAACCGCCCGGTACAGTCACTTCATGGGCGTGTTGTGGTTGAATAA
- the dus_2 gene encoding tRNA-dihydrouridine synthase B produces MRIGHYQLRNRLIAAPMAGITDRPFRTLCYEMGAGLTVSEMMSSNPQVWESDKSRLRMVHVDEPGIRTVQIAGSDPEEMAQAARINVESGAQIIDINMGCPAKKVNRKLAGSALLQYPDQVKSILLGVVNAVDVPVTLKIRTGWAPEHRNCVEIAQLAEDCGIQALTIHGRTRACLFNGNAEYDSIRAVKQKVSIPIIANGDITDPLKARAVLDYTGADALMIGRAAQGRPWIFREIQHYLDTGELLAPLPLAEVKRLLCAHIRELHDFYGQAKGYRIARKHVSWYLQEHAPNDQFRRTFNAIEDASVQLEALEAYFENFA; encoded by the coding sequence ATGCGCATCGGACACTATCAGCTCAGAAATCGCCTGATCGCAGCGCCAATGGCAGGTATTACTGACCGGCCTTTTAGGACGCTGTGCTACGAGATGGGAGCCGGTTTAACCGTTTCCGAGATGATGTCGTCTAACCCGCAGGTTTGGGAAAGCGATAAATCCCGTCTACGGATGGTGCACGTTGATGAGCCAGGTATTCGCACCGTGCAAATTGCCGGAAGCGATCCTGAAGAAATGGCGCAAGCCGCGCGTATTAACGTTGAAAGTGGCGCCCAAATTATTGATATCAATATGGGTTGCCCGGCAAAAAAGGTGAATCGTAAGCTTGCAGGTTCAGCCCTTCTGCAATACCCCGATCAGGTGAAGTCGATCTTGTTGGGGGTGGTAAATGCAGTGGATGTTCCCGTTACGTTGAAAATTCGCACTGGTTGGGCGCCGGAACACCGTAACTGTGTAGAAATTGCCCAACTGGCCGAAGACTGTGGTATCCAGGCCCTGACCATTCATGGACGCACTCGCGCCTGTTTGTTCAACGGCAATGCGGAATACGACAGCATTCGGGCAGTTAAGCAGAAAGTTTCCATTCCGATTATCGCGAATGGCGACATAACTGACCCGCTAAAAGCCAGGGCTGTGCTCGACTATACAGGGGCAGATGCTCTGATGATAGGACGTGCCGCTCAGGGAAGACCCTGGATCTTTCGGGAAATCCAGCATTATCTGGACACTGGGGAGTTGCTTGCTCCACTGCCTCTGGCAGAGGTTAAGCGCTTGCTTTGTGCGCATATTCGGGAACTGCATGACTTTTACGGTCAGGCAAAAGGGTACCGAATTGCGCGGAAACACGTATCCTGGTATCTCCAGGAACACGCTCCAAATGACCAGTTTCGGCGCACATTCAACGCCATAGAGGATGCCAGCGTACAGCTGGAGGCGTTGGAGGCATACTTCGAAAATTTTGCGTAA
- the fis gene encoding DNA-binding protein Fis, giving the protein MFEQRVNSDVLTVSTVNSQDQVTQNLSVTRLNKH; this is encoded by the coding sequence ATGTTCGAACAACGCGTAAATTCTGACGTACTGACCGTTTCTACCGTTAACTCTCAGGATCAGGTGACTCAAAACCTCTCCGTGACTCGGTTAAACAAGCACTGA
- the yhdU gene encoding protein YhdU — translation MIRKYWWLVIFAVSVFLFDALLMQWIELLSTETDKCRNMNSVNPLKLVNCSDLD, via the coding sequence ATGATTCGTAAATACTGGTGGCTGGTTATCTTTGCCGTCTCGGTTTTCCTTTTTGATGCGCTGCTCATGCAGTGGATTGAGCTGCTGAGCACCGAAACCGACAAGTGCCGTAATATGAATTCCGTGAATCCCTTAAAATTAGTCAACTGTTCGGATCTCGATTAA
- a CDS encoding diguanylate cyclase/phosphodiesterase, whose amino-acid sequence MLVSQYNQILVVISFVVAILAAYTALNMAGRVVGSQGIAARIWLTGGGVAMGIGIWAMHFIGMLAMDLAMSMSYDVAITALSMAIAIGSSMFALWLVSGEQLRLRRLLPGAFVMGTGIVAMHYTGMAALEVSPGIVWDKTWVAISVAIALAASLVALWLTFRLRYEAAQVALMRLGAALTMGIAIAGMHYAGMKAAQFPATTQMHHHGINGSWLAILVSVVALSILAITLLVSMLDARLQARTTLLASSLAEANRELAQLALPRYADTIAKSYSL is encoded by the coding sequence ATGCTGGTTAGCCAATACAACCAAATCCTTGTCGTCATCTCCTTTGTCGTCGCCATCCTTGCTGCTTATACCGCACTCAATATGGCCGGACGAGTCGTCGGGAGCCAGGGCATTGCTGCACGCATTTGGCTCACAGGCGGTGGCGTGGCGATGGGCATCGGCATCTGGGCCATGCACTTCATCGGTATGCTGGCGATGGATCTTGCCATGAGCATGAGCTATGACGTCGCAATCACTGCGCTTTCAATGGCGATTGCAATTGGCTCCTCCATGTTTGCCCTATGGTTGGTGAGTGGTGAACAACTTCGTTTGCGACGTCTGTTACCGGGCGCTTTCGTGATGGGGACTGGCATCGTCGCGATGCATTACACTGGCATGGCGGCACTTGAGGTGTCGCCGGGAATTGTGTGGGATAAAACCTGGGTCGCCATTTCCGTCGCTATCGCGCTAGCGGCATCGCTGGTGGCGCTGTGGCTGACCTTTCGATTACGTTATGAAGCCGCGCAAGTTGCGCTGATGCGTCTGGGCGCGGCGTTAACAATGGGCATTGCGATTGCCGGCATGCATTACGCAGGCATGAAAGCGGCACAGTTTCCAGCCACAACGCAGATGCATCATCACGGGATTAATGGCAGTTGGCTGGCCATTCTGGTTAGCGTGGTCGCACTCTCGATTCTGGCGATCACATTGCTGGTCTCAATGCTTGATGCCCGGCTTCAGGCACGGACCACGTTGTTGGCCTCATCGCTTGCTGAAGCTAACCGTGAACTGGCGCAACTGGCCCTTCCACGATACGCTGACACGATTGCCAAATCGTATTCTCTTTGA
- the cph2_4 gene encoding diguanylate cyclase/phosphodiesterase gives MFMDLDGFKAVNDAYGHVTGDKLLVAVTKRLLLPLKGQYTLARIGGDEFVLLIEANGPDDAASLANALVRAIDSPFSVDPYELVVTISIGIALYPHDGKTDREMMFNADAAMYHTKHVGRNGYQFFQPSMNTLAQTHLQLMNDLWMAVERDELRLHYQPKFHAPAGPVLGFEALLRWEHPKQGLLTPDVFLKVAEKTGLIIPIGNWVINEACRQLRAWHIQGHTDWSVAVNLSTLQFEQPSLVNTVLDCLARHLLPPESLILEVTETTAMNNPDESVRILTELTNAGVKASIDDFGTGYSSLLYLKRLPACELKIDRAFVKDLSGESDDATIVSAIVALAKTLNLKVVAEGVETEAQQAFLTELGCNMLQGYLLGKPVSAQAVEELCHSPEMIKNNLSHDIAP, from the coding sequence ATGTTTATGGATCTTGATGGCTTTAAAGCCGTGAATGACGCCTACGGCCATGTCACTGGCGACAAGCTGTTGGTCGCAGTCACTAAGCGACTGCTGTTACCGCTGAAAGGGCAATACACACTTGCCCGCATCGGCGGTGATGAGTTTGTTCTGCTTATTGAAGCCAATGGACCTGATGATGCCGCCTCACTGGCCAACGCGCTGGTGCGCGCTATCGACAGTCCTTTCAGCGTTGACCCCTATGAACTGGTCGTGACCATTAGTATTGGCATTGCATTGTATCCGCACGATGGGAAAACCGATCGTGAAATGATGTTCAACGCCGATGCCGCGATGTATCACACCAAGCATGTTGGGCGGAATGGGTATCAATTTTTTCAGCCGTCGATGAACACACTGGCGCAAACGCATTTACAGTTGATGAACGATCTGTGGATGGCCGTTGAGCGCGATGAACTGCGCCTACACTATCAGCCGAAGTTTCATGCCCCCGCAGGTCCTGTTCTGGGCTTCGAAGCACTGCTGCGCTGGGAACATCCAAAACAAGGGTTGTTGACTCCTGATGTGTTTCTTAAGGTGGCAGAGAAAACCGGTTTGATTATTCCGATAGGTAACTGGGTGATCAATGAAGCGTGTCGACAACTGCGCGCGTGGCATATTCAGGGCCACACGGATTGGTCGGTGGCCGTTAATTTGTCGACCCTGCAGTTTGAGCAACCTTCGCTGGTAAATACCGTGCTCGATTGCCTGGCCCGGCATCTGCTTCCACCAGAATCGTTGATCCTGGAAGTGACAGAAACTACCGCGATGAATAATCCGGACGAAAGCGTAAGGATTCTTACAGAGCTGACGAATGCGGGAGTCAAAGCGTCTATTGATGATTTTGGAACAGGGTATTCCAGCCTGCTTTATCTCAAGCGACTTCCCGCCTGCGAATTGAAAATTGATCGCGCGTTTGTGAAAGATCTGAGCGGTGAAAGTGATGATGCCACTATCGTCTCTGCCATTGTCGCACTCGCAAAAACGTTAAATCTTAAAGTGGTTGCCGAAGGGGTAGAAACCGAGGCGCAGCAGGCATTCCTGACGGAGCTTGGCTGCAATATGCTTCAGGGATATCTGCTCGGCAAACCCGTATCGGCACAAGCCGTTGAGGAACTTTGTCATAGTCCCGAGATGATAAAAAATAACCTTTCTCATGACATCGCCCCTTAA
- the envR gene encoding DNA-binding transcriptional regulator EnvR, whose product MARKTKEEAQKTRQQLIEAAITQFSTRGVASTTLTDIADAAGLTRGAVYWHFTSKTELFNAIWDQQLPLSDLIDERLTLDTRDDPLFTLRERFIVALQYIAHEPRQKSLLQILYHKCEFNKELTSECDIRKRIGFNYDNVRALLEKCLAQGVIDPQINIDMTLVVFHGFF is encoded by the coding sequence ATGGCACGCAAAACAAAAGAAGAGGCACAAAAAACGCGGCAACAGTTGATTGAGGCGGCCATCACACAATTCTCTACGCGTGGCGTAGCCAGCACCACACTGACGGATATCGCAGATGCGGCAGGCCTGACGCGCGGTGCGGTATACTGGCATTTCACCAGTAAAACTGAATTGTTTAATGCGATATGGGATCAACAGTTACCGCTAAGTGATTTGATTGATGAACGTCTTACTCTGGATACAAGAGACGATCCGTTATTCACTCTTCGGGAGCGTTTTATCGTTGCCTTGCAATACATCGCTCATGAACCTCGCCAAAAATCCCTGCTGCAAATCCTGTATCATAAGTGTGAATTTAATAAAGAATTGACATCAGAATGTGATATTAGAAAAAGAATTGGTTTCAATTATGACAATGTACGGGCGTTACTGGAGAAATGTCTGGCTCAGGGCGTTATTGATCCGCAGATTAATATTGATATGACGCTGGTTGTTTTTCACGGTTTTTTTTAG
- the acrA_2 gene encoding RND family efflux transporter MFP subunit: MTTHFRLLPLSVFFVYATLLTGCDGSDNPKQSAQAPQVTVYVVKSAPLAVTTELPGRTDAFRVAEVRPQVSGIVLRRNFTEGSDVSAGDSLYQIDPATYKAAYDSAKGEMAKAEAAANIAHLTVKRYEPLVGTQYISRQEYDQAVANARQADASVIAAQASVETARINLAYTKVSSPINGRIGKSSVTEGALVTNGQASALATVQQLDPIYVDVTQSSNDFMHLKQSNLQKNNATSSVQLLMENGQPYPLKGSLQFSDVTVDESTGSITLRAVFPNPQHRLLPGMFVRARIDEGIQPDAILVPQQGVTRTPRGDATVLVVNDKDQVELRNVIAPQAIGERWLIAEGLKDGDRVVVSGLQKIHPGATVVAVPDSASKTAS; encoded by the coding sequence ATGACGACACACTTCAGGCTTTTACCTCTATCCGTTTTTTTTGTCTACGCCACACTGCTGACAGGCTGTGATGGTTCTGACAACCCAAAGCAAAGCGCACAGGCTCCGCAGGTAACGGTTTATGTCGTGAAAAGTGCGCCTTTGGCAGTGACAACTGAATTGCCAGGGCGAACAGATGCATTTCGCGTCGCTGAGGTTCGCCCGCAGGTAAGCGGCATTGTTTTACGTCGTAATTTCACTGAAGGCAGCGACGTCAGCGCTGGTGATTCTCTTTATCAAATCGATCCTGCAACGTATAAAGCTGCCTATGACAGCGCTAAAGGGGAGATGGCAAAAGCCGAGGCGGCAGCAAACATTGCTCACTTGACGGTGAAACGTTACGAGCCATTGGTAGGGACACAATATATTAGTCGGCAAGAGTACGATCAGGCCGTAGCCAATGCCAGGCAAGCCGACGCCAGCGTTATTGCAGCGCAAGCGAGTGTCGAAACCGCACGTATTAATCTCGCCTATACCAAAGTGTCATCCCCTATTAATGGACGTATTGGTAAATCCAGCGTAACCGAAGGCGCGTTGGTCACGAACGGGCAGGCGTCTGCCCTGGCGACCGTCCAGCAGCTTGATCCGATCTATGTTGATGTTACGCAGTCCAGCAATGATTTTATGCATCTGAAGCAGTCCAATTTACAGAAAAACAACGCTACCAGCAGCGTCCAGCTGTTAATGGAAAATGGTCAGCCTTACCCACTCAAAGGCTCGCTGCAATTTTCGGATGTCACTGTCGACGAAAGTACAGGTTCCATCACGCTTCGCGCCGTATTTCCCAATCCTCAACACAGACTGTTGCCGGGTATGTTCGTGCGCGCCCGTATTGATGAAGGCATACAGCCTGACGCCATTTTAGTGCCTCAGCAGGGCGTGACCCGCACCCCACGTGGCGATGCAACCGTTCTGGTGGTGAATGATAAAGACCAGGTTGAATTGCGTAACGTTATTGCGCCTCAGGCCATTGGAGAACGCTGGTTGATCGCTGAAGGACTCAAAGATGGCGATCGCGTGGTCGTCAGTGGCCTGCAGAAAATCCATCCTGGCGCCACCGTGGTTGCGGTGCCTGATTCCGCTTCCAAAACAGCCAGTTAA
- the acrB_4 gene encoding multidrug efflux system protein AcrF: protein MANFFIQRPIFAWVLAIILMIAGGLAILQLPVAQYPTIAPPAVAVTATYPGADAQTVQDTVTQVIEQNMNGIDNLMYMSSTSDSAGNVTITLTFQSGTDPDIAQVQVQNKLQLAMPLLPQEVQQQGIGVEKSSSSFLLVAGFVSDNKTLTQDDISDYVASNVKDAISRTSGVGDVQLFGAQYAMRIWLDSNALNKFQLTPLDVINQLKIQNNQIAAGQLGGTPSIPGQQLNASIIAQTRLKTPEEFGNVTLKVNQDGSMVHLKDVARVELGGENYNMVTKINGQAATGLGIKLATGANALDTAAAIKSKLAELQSFFPQGVKVVYPYDTTPFVKISIHEVIKTLFEAIVLVFLVMYLFLQNLRATLIPTIAVPVVLLGTFAILSAFGFSINTLTMFGMVLAIGLLVDDAIVVVENVERVMVEDKLPPKEATQKSMEQIQGALVGIAMVLSAVFIPMAFFGGSTGAIYRQFSLTIVSAMALSVLVALILTPALCATLLKPASEEHHAKGGFFAWFNTLFDKSVDHYSNSVSGILRKTGRYLVIYMLIVGGMAVLFLRLPTSFLPEEDQGVFMTMVQLPAGATQTRTQQILDQVQQYYLTEEKANVESVFTVNGFSFSGQGQNSGIAFVSLKPWEDRPGEKNGVEAIVGRATKAFSQIKDGLVFPFNLPAIIELGTATGFDFELIDQANLGHTSLTQARNQLLGMVKDHPDLLVRVRPNGLEDTPQFKLDIDQEKAQALGVSVSDINQTISTALGGTYVNDFIDHGRVKKVYAQAAAQFRMLPGDINNLYVRSANGEMVPFSAFSTSRWVSGSPRLERYNGMPSMEILGESAPGKSTGEAMAMLESLAKKLPSGIGYDWTGMSYQERLSGNQAPALYAISLIIVFLCLAALYESWSIPFSVMLVVPLGVIGALLGASLRGLNNDVYFQVGLLTTIGLSAKNAILIVEFAKDLMEKEGKGVVEATLDASRMRLRPILMTSLAFILGVMPLVISNGAGSGAQNAVGTGVMGGMLSATLLAIFFVPVFFVVVRRRFNHQHH from the coding sequence ATGGCTAATTTCTTTATTCAAAGGCCGATTTTCGCCTGGGTACTTGCCATCATTCTGATGATTGCGGGCGGGCTGGCTATTCTTCAATTGCCCGTGGCGCAATATCCAACTATTGCACCTCCCGCCGTTGCCGTCACCGCAACGTATCCCGGCGCGGATGCACAAACGGTGCAAGATACCGTGACGCAGGTTATCGAACAGAATATGAATGGTATCGATAACCTGATGTACATGTCTTCCACCAGCGATTCAGCGGGTAACGTCACGATCACGTTGACCTTTCAGTCCGGTACCGATCCTGATATCGCGCAGGTGCAGGTTCAGAACAAACTGCAGCTCGCCATGCCGCTGCTGCCACAAGAAGTTCAGCAGCAAGGTATTGGCGTGGAGAAATCCAGCAGCAGCTTCCTTCTGGTAGCCGGTTTTGTCTCCGATAATAAAACGCTGACGCAGGACGATATCTCAGACTACGTGGCGTCGAACGTCAAAGACGCGATCAGTCGTACGTCGGGCGTGGGTGACGTTCAGCTATTTGGCGCGCAGTACGCCATGCGTATTTGGCTCGACAGCAATGCATTAAACAAATTTCAGCTAACGCCACTGGATGTCATCAACCAACTAAAAATCCAGAATAACCAAATCGCTGCTGGTCAGTTAGGTGGAACGCCATCGATTCCGGGGCAACAGTTAAATGCCTCTATCATCGCGCAAACCCGCCTAAAAACCCCGGAAGAGTTTGGAAACGTCACGCTGAAAGTGAATCAAGATGGCTCAATGGTGCATCTGAAAGATGTGGCTCGCGTTGAGCTTGGTGGCGAAAACTATAATATGGTGACCAAGATTAATGGTCAGGCTGCGACGGGTCTTGGGATTAAGCTGGCAACGGGGGCAAACGCGCTTGATACTGCAGCGGCGATCAAATCAAAGCTCGCGGAATTACAGTCCTTTTTCCCGCAAGGAGTGAAAGTCGTCTATCCCTACGACACGACCCCTTTCGTCAAAATCTCCATTCATGAAGTGATTAAAACGCTGTTCGAGGCGATTGTCCTCGTTTTCCTGGTGATGTATTTGTTCCTGCAAAACCTGCGCGCCACGCTCATTCCCACCATCGCAGTGCCGGTTGTCTTGCTCGGTACTTTTGCCATTTTGTCGGCATTTGGGTTTTCCATCAACACGCTCACCATGTTTGGCATGGTGTTGGCCATAGGGTTGTTGGTCGACGATGCTATCGTGGTCGTTGAAAACGTCGAACGCGTCATGGTAGAAGACAAGCTACCGCCTAAAGAGGCGACGCAAAAATCAATGGAGCAAATTCAGGGCGCGTTAGTTGGCATCGCAATGGTGCTTTCAGCGGTGTTTATACCGATGGCCTTTTTTGGTGGTTCTACCGGAGCTATTTACCGCCAGTTCTCACTGACCATCGTTTCTGCAATGGCGCTTTCCGTTTTAGTCGCACTGATTCTGACACCTGCCCTCTGCGCGACGCTGCTGAAACCGGCCTCTGAAGAGCACCATGCAAAAGGCGGTTTCTTTGCCTGGTTTAATACACTCTTTGATAAAAGCGTCGACCATTACAGTAACAGCGTCAGCGGGATCCTTCGTAAAACGGGACGCTACCTTGTGATTTATATGCTGATCGTTGGCGGCATGGCGGTGCTCTTTTTGCGTCTCCCCACCTCTTTCCTGCCAGAAGAGGATCAGGGCGTGTTCATGACAATGGTTCAGCTACCCGCCGGTGCGACGCAAACCCGCACGCAGCAAATTCTGGATCAGGTTCAGCAATACTATTTGACCGAAGAAAAAGCGAACGTTGAGTCGGTCTTTACGGTTAATGGTTTTAGTTTCAGCGGTCAGGGACAAAACTCAGGTATCGCGTTTGTCAGCCTCAAACCGTGGGAAGACCGTCCTGGGGAAAAAAATGGCGTCGAAGCGATAGTGGGCCGTGCAACAAAAGCCTTTAGTCAGATTAAAGATGGTCTTGTTTTTCCCTTTAATCTCCCTGCCATTATCGAGTTGGGTACCGCAACGGGATTCGACTTTGAGTTAATCGATCAGGCAAACCTGGGACATACCTCCCTCACGCAGGCCCGAAATCAACTCCTGGGAATGGTCAAAGACCACCCTGACCTGCTGGTGCGTGTACGTCCTAATGGATTGGAAGACACGCCGCAGTTCAAGCTCGATATTGATCAGGAGAAAGCCCAGGCGCTAGGCGTCAGCGTATCTGATATCAACCAGACGATTTCTACTGCGCTGGGAGGAACATACGTTAATGACTTCATCGATCACGGCCGTGTCAAAAAAGTCTACGCGCAAGCAGCTGCGCAGTTCCGCATGTTACCGGGTGATATCAATAATCTTTATGTACGCAGTGCAAACGGCGAGATGGTCCCGTTCTCCGCCTTCAGCACTTCACGCTGGGTTTCCGGTTCACCGCGACTTGAGCGCTACAACGGCATGCCCTCAATGGAAATACTTGGGGAGTCTGCGCCCGGCAAGAGTACAGGTGAAGCCATGGCCATGCTGGAAAGCCTGGCGAAGAAACTGCCTTCAGGAATTGGCTACGACTGGACGGGAATGTCGTACCAGGAGCGACTGTCTGGAAATCAGGCACCCGCGCTTTATGCTATCTCACTTATCATCGTGTTCTTGTGTTTGGCTGCACTTTACGAGAGCTGGTCGATTCCATTTTCGGTGATGTTAGTGGTGCCATTAGGCGTTATTGGCGCACTCCTCGGTGCATCCCTGCGCGGACTGAACAACGATGTCTATTTCCAGGTAGGTCTTCTCACCACCATTGGGCTTTCTGCTAAGAATGCCATTCTGATTGTTGAGTTTGCTAAAGACCTGATGGAAAAAGAAGGCAAAGGGGTTGTTGAAGCTACGTTAGACGCTTCGCGTATGCGGCTTCGCCCCATTCTGATGACTTCTCTGGCGTTCATTCTGGGCGTAATGCCGTTAGTGATCAGTAACGGCGCAGGGAGCGGCGCACAAAATGCGGTAGGCACAGGTGTCATGGGCGGGATGTTGTCCGCGACGCTGCTGGCTATCTTTTTTGTTCCCGTCTTTTTTGTTGTCGTAAGACGGCGATTTAATCATCAACATCATTAA
- a CDS encoding Prokaryotic membrane lipoprotein lipid attachment site. → MKRFICVATLAALLAGCAHDSPCVPVYDDQGRLVHTNTCMKGTTQDNWETAGAIAGGAAAIAGLTLGIVALTK, encoded by the coding sequence ATGAAAAGATTCATTTGCGTTGCAACGCTCGCTGCGCTTCTGGCTGGTTGTGCCCACGATTCTCCGTGTGTACCGGTTTACGACGATCAAGGCCGCCTTGTCCATACCAATACGTGTATGAAAGGTACCACTCAGGATAACTGGGAAACAGCTGGCGCGATTGCTGGCGGGGCTGCGGCTATTGCCGGTCTGACGTTGGGTATCGTTGCGTTAACCAAATAA
- the gltI gene encoding extracellular solute-binding protein: MKKTMIASLAAAGMLFAVAGQAHAGATLDAVKKKGFVQCGISDGLPGFSYADANGKFSGIDVDVCRGVAAALFGDDTKVKYTPLTAKERFTALQSGEVDVLSRNTTWTSSRDTGMGMTFTGVTYYDGIGFLTHNKAGLKSAKELDGATVCIQAGTDTELNVADYFKANKMKYTPVTFDRSDESAKALESGRCDTLASDQSQLYALRIKLSNPAEWIVLPEVISKEPLGPVVRRGDEEWTSIVKWTLFAMLNAEEMGINSKNVDEKAAAPSTPDMAHLLGKEGDYGKDLKLDNKWAYNIIKHVGNYGEIFERNVGSESPLKIKRGQNNLWNNGGIQYAPPVR, translated from the coding sequence ATGAAAAAGACGATGATAGCCAGCCTGGCCGCAGCCGGCATGTTGTTTGCAGTTGCGGGTCAGGCGCATGCAGGCGCAACTCTGGATGCCGTGAAAAAGAAAGGCTTTGTACAGTGCGGTATTAGCGATGGGTTACCGGGTTTCTCCTACGCGGATGCCAACGGGAAATTCTCTGGGATCGACGTTGACGTTTGCCGGGGCGTTGCAGCGGCTCTCTTCGGTGATGATACCAAAGTAAAATACACCCCACTGACGGCGAAAGAACGCTTCACCGCTTTGCAATCTGGTGAAGTTGATGTGCTCTCTCGTAATACGACCTGGACCTCGTCTCGCGATACTGGCATGGGAATGACGTTTACGGGCGTCACCTATTATGACGGTATCGGCTTCCTGACTCACAATAAAGCGGGCCTTAAGAGTGCAAAAGAACTCGACGGTGCGACTGTCTGTATCCAGGCCGGTACTGATACCGAGTTGAACGTCGCGGATTATTTCAAAGCGAATAAGATGAAATACACCCCAGTGACGTTCGATCGTTCTGATGAGTCAGCAAAAGCACTGGAATCAGGCCGCTGCGATACCCTGGCATCTGACCAGTCTCAGCTGTATGCCCTGCGCATTAAGCTCAGCAATCCTGCCGAGTGGATTGTTCTGCCTGAAGTTATCTCTAAAGAACCTCTTGGTCCCGTCGTACGTCGCGGTGATGAAGAGTGGACTTCGATTGTTAAATGGACTCTCTTCGCCATGCTGAATGCCGAAGAAATGGGGATTAATTCGAAGAACGTCGATGAGAAAGCGGCGGCGCCATCCACTCCGGATATGGCTCATCTTCTGGGTAAAGAAGGTGATTACGGCAAGGATCTCAAGCTCGATAACAAGTGGGCTTACAACATCATTAAACACGTTGGCAACTACGGAGAGATCTTCGAGCGTAACGTGGGATCGGAAAGCCCTCTGAAAATCAAACGTGGCCAGAACAACCTCTGGAACAACGGCGGCATCCAGTACGCGCCACCAGTACGCTAG